One window of the Rhipicephalus sanguineus isolate Rsan-2018 chromosome 2, BIME_Rsan_1.4, whole genome shotgun sequence genome contains the following:
- the LOC119381945 gene encoding uncharacterized protein LOC119381945: MSNAAAVPTHFTGVGAQRLLAPFSEKTDDLDAYLTRFERVAEAHAWAPGHWATALSTCLTGEALTVFSRMPASEALVYEKVKRALLLRFRLTEEGFRKRFRTEAPQDEESPAQFFARLENYWERWVQLSEASRSYEGVKNLILAEQFLENCKPALALFLKEKKSRDVEDLLQRAEEYVSARETINFGRRDGKQGSQGGDITEGSRGRRQPNSGTALRCYLCSRPGHLASQCTNGHRNASGQPPAVKNVSACVEDGYLELEDGQRVPVVNLGMAHVTGDLPVVKGRVAGKSIKVLRDSGCNIVIVNRDFVNASDMTGRCRAVYLVDRSVRTLPEARIYIDTPYYTGEVLAACMESPLFDLILGNIEGARAPADPDGAWSEADAREDIDATPRPHKRLEPPGIQTQSQPIAAVTTRRQAQQQTFQAVQSLQVPPTLAAVTPDQMKEDQRRDDTLQQLFRMQREGRSGKCKGGSFAIRLRDGLLYREYTSESGPKTVQLIVPRPHRNQVLHLAHCGLMAGHLGKRKTTDRILADFFWPGMHKDVENFVASCDICQKTTNRGSARKVPLERMPLVDTPFRKVAIDILCPLKPTTRRGNKYILTLVDYATRFPEAIALPSIESERVAEALLKIFSRVGVPEEMLSDRGSNFTSELMSEVGRLLSLRLQTTTPYHPMANGLVEKFNGTLKKMLRRMCTEQPKDWDRFIEPLLFAYREVPQASTGFSPFELLYGRNVRGPLHILRELWTGSRLEEEVKTAYQYVVDLRERLETTCQIAHEALDQAGERYKRYYDRGAKAKILHPGDQALLLLPTEHNKLAMKWKGPYTIRERKGEVDYVVEIGDGAKTFHANMLKKYHTREPEPGTPVPTVAAIASGQGVPMWPWEERGDYRDVAASDKLSAQRATELKALISRHKDVFSERPGVTDWAVCKLSTTTEEPVHVRQYPLPFAVRQEVEAEVATMLQMGVIERSHSPYNAPTVLIKKPDGTNRFCVDFRRLNEVLIADAEPIPRADCLIAEVGSRKIFSKMDLAKGYWQVPLDEQSKEKTAFSTSNGL; this comes from the coding sequence ATGTCAAACGCAGCCGCGGTACCGACTCACTTCACGGGGGTAGGCGCCCAGAGGCTGCTAGCACCGTTCAGCGAAAAAACCGACGATCTGGACGCGTATCTGACGCGCTTTGAGCGGGTGGCCGAAGCGCACGCGTGGGCGCCGGGACATTGGGCCACGGCTCTCAGTACGTGTCTGACGGGGGAAGCACTCACTGTGTTCAGCCGCATGCCAGCATCGGAGGCGCTAGTGTATGAAAAGGTTAAACGGGCCCTCCTACTTCGTTTTCGCCTCACAGAGGAAGGCTTCCGAAAGAGGTTCAGGACGGAGGCCCCCCAGGACGAGGAGTCGCCAGCGCAGTTTTTCGCGCGGTTAGAAAACTACTGGGAGAGGTGGGTGCAACTCTCAGAGGCAAGCCGGTCATACGAGGGAGTCAAGAACCTTATCTTGGCGGAGCAATTTCTCGAAAACTGCAAACCGGCGTTGGCGTTGTTCCTCAAGGAAAAGAAGAGCCGCGACGTCGAGGATCTCCTCCAGAGAGCCGAAGAATATGTCAGCGCCCGAGAGACGATAAATTTTGGCAGACGGGATGGAAAACAAGGGAGCCAAGGGGGAGACATCACCGAGGGGAGTCGAGGCAGGCGACAACCCAACAGCGGAACGGCGCTCCGGTGTTATTTGTGCTCACGACCGGGACATTTGGCATCACAATGCACGAACGGTCACAGAAATGCGAGCGGCCAGCCGCCCGCCGTGAAGAACGTCTCGGCCTGCGTTGAAGATGGATATCTCGAACTGGAGGACGGGCAGCGCGTGCCCGTCGTGAACTTGGGCATGGCGCACGTCACGGGTGACCTCCCTGTCGTCAAAGGCCGGGTCGCGGGGAAGAGCATAAAAGTCTTGAGGGACAGTGGCTGTAACATCGTCATTGTTAACCGAGACTTCGTTAATGCATCAGACATGACAGGCAGGTGCAGGGCGGTTTACCTCGTAGACCGTTCAGTGAGGACATTACCGGAGGCCCGAATATACATCGATACGCCCTACTACACAGGGGAGGTCTTGGCCGCATGTATGGAGAGCCCCTTGTTTGACCTCATACTGGGGAATATCGAGGGCGCCCGGGCCCCCGCCGACCCAGACGGTGCATGGAGTGAGGCCGATGCGCGGGAAGACATCGACGCGACACCGAGGCCACACAAGCGGCTGGAGCCACCAGGGATACAAACCCAGTCCCAGCCGATAGCCGCGGTGACAACACGCCGCCAAGCTCAGCAGCAGACCTTCCAGGCGGTCCAGAGTTTGCAGGTGCCGCCCACCCTGGCCGCAGTCACTCCCGATCAGATGAAGGAAGACCAGCGGCGGGATGACACCCTGCAACAGCTCTTTCGGATGCAGAGAGAGGGACGGAGCGGGAAATGCAAGGGCGGATCGTTCGCTATCCGGCTCAGGGACGGGCTGCTGTATAGGGAATACACGTCGGAGTCGGGGCCGAAGACAGTGCAGCTGATTGTCCCGAGACCGCATCGCAACCAGGTCcttcacctcgctcactgcggGCTGATGGCAGGTCACCTGGGAAAAAGAAAGACCACGGACCGCATACTAGCCGATTTTTTCTGGCCGGGTATGCATAAGGATGTGGAAAACTTTGTTGCCTCTTGCGACATTTGCCAGAAGACGACCAACCGCGGATCGGCGAGGAAGGTACCCCTCGAAAGGATGCCACTTGTCGACACGCCATTTCGCAAGGTCGCCATTGATATCCTGTGCCCTTTGAAACCAACAACCCGAAGGGGCAACAAGTACATCCTGACACTGGTCGACTACGCCACCCGCTTTCCGGAAGCGATTGCCCTGCCCAGTATAGAAAGTGAGCGAGTGGCCGAGGCACTTCTGAAAATTTTCTCCCGGGTAGGCGTACCGGAGGAGATGCTGAGCGACCGTGGATCAAACTTCACCTCTGAACTCATGTCGGAGGTGGGACGCTTGCTTTCATTGCGGCTTCAGACGACGACTCCATACCACCCAATGGCGAACGGCCTGGTGGAGAAGTTTAATGGGACGTTGAAGAAGATGCTGCGGCGCATGTGTACGGAACAGCCCAAGGATTGGGACCGCTTCATCGAGCCCCTGCTGTTCGCCTACAGAGAGGTCCCACAGGCCAGCACTGGGTTCTCCCCGTTCGAGTTGCTATACGGGCGGAATGTGCGGGGCCCCCTTCACATACTCAGAGAGCTATGGACTGGGTCGCGCCTGGAGGAGGAGGTGAAGACGGCCTACCAGTACGTTGTCGACCTAAGGGAGAGGCTTGAAACGACGTGTCAGATAGCCCATGAGGCCCTTGACCAAGCAGGAGAGCGTTACAAGCGCTACTATGATCGTGGAGCGAAGGCGAAGATTTTGCATCCGGGTGACCAAGCGCTCCTACTGCTGCCTACTGAGCACAACAAGCTCGCCATGAAATGGAAGGGACCGTACACAATCAGAGAAAGGAAAGGCGAGGTCGACTACGTGGTGGAGATAGGTGATGGTGCGAAGACATTCCATGCGAACATGTTGAAGAAGTACCACACCAGGGAACCGGAACCCGGGACGCCAGTCCCAACGGTCGCGGCAATAGCCAGTGGGCAAGGAGTACCAATGTGGCCATGGGAAGAGCGAGGAGACTACCGCGACGTCGCCGCTTCCGACAAACTCAGTGCTCAGCGGGCGACTGAGTTAAAAGCATTAATCTCACGACACAAAGATGTATTTTCGGAGCGACCAGGTGTCACCGACTGGGCTGTCTGTAAGTTATCGACGACAACGGAAGAGCCGGTACATGTACGACAGTACCCCCTTCCCTTTGCGGTAAGACAGGAAGTGGAGGCAGAGGTCGCTACGATGCTTCAGATGGGGGTGATTGAGAGGTCTCATTCCCCATACAACGCCCCGACCGTGTTGATCAAGAAACCCGACGGCACGAACAGGTTTTGCGTGGACTTCCGACGGCTGAACGAGGTGCTGATCGCAGACGCAGAACCAATCCCGCGAGCGGACTGCCTGATCGCGGAGGTGGGAAGCCGGAAGATATTCTCGAAGATGGACCTCGCaaaggggtactggcaagtgcccctAGACGAACAGTCCAAGGAAAAGACGGCGTTTTCAACGTCGAACGGACTCTAA